A genomic window from Agreia sp. COWG includes:
- a CDS encoding O-antigen ligase, producing the protein MTVSDRPSWSELIAGFGSPRFSAVLATVAIGAALSVHLVKATMGWAGLIGILSTLAALAAVSLVARRKNLDWHGVLPLSLLVFLGWSALTVVWSSYQGATISGVIYQLTFSFLALYVALVRDLIQIVRAVGDVMRVLLAASLGLEVLSGLLIDMPLKFLAVQGNLDVGGPLQGLFGTRNMLGFVALIALVTFLIERTTRSVTRGRSTFSIAMALVLLLGSRSPVSLGVAVFVLVAALVIVVLRRVRPELRRSLQLGLLLVLVIGTISAYFVRTRILAIIGARSEFTYRLEIWNQLSALIDYNQLEGWGWVGLWPSNVSPFFALDIVNNRGHTSGLNAFIDVYFQLGLIGLVIFVGMVGLALVRAWILATSRKSVIYMWPALIIVVLLVTSLAESTLLVEYGWMFFVVCMVKAAHSLSWRQGLALAPATSG; encoded by the coding sequence GTGACCGTTTCTGATCGTCCGTCGTGGTCCGAGCTGATAGCCGGATTCGGCTCCCCGCGCTTCTCAGCCGTTCTTGCCACCGTCGCCATCGGCGCAGCGCTGTCTGTTCATCTCGTCAAGGCGACGATGGGCTGGGCGGGACTCATCGGCATCCTGAGCACTCTCGCCGCGCTCGCCGCCGTGTCATTGGTGGCCCGACGCAAGAATCTCGACTGGCACGGTGTGCTCCCTCTCTCACTCCTGGTCTTCCTCGGCTGGAGCGCCCTCACCGTGGTCTGGAGCAGCTACCAGGGCGCGACGATCTCGGGGGTGATCTACCAGCTCACCTTCTCGTTCCTCGCGTTGTATGTGGCACTGGTACGTGACCTCATCCAGATCGTGCGTGCCGTCGGAGATGTGATGCGCGTCCTGCTCGCGGCCTCCCTGGGCCTCGAGGTGCTGTCCGGCCTGCTGATAGACATGCCGCTCAAGTTCCTCGCAGTGCAGGGCAACCTCGACGTGGGCGGCCCTCTCCAGGGCCTGTTCGGTACCCGCAACATGCTGGGATTCGTCGCGCTGATCGCCCTGGTCACGTTCCTCATCGAGCGCACGACGCGGTCGGTGACTCGAGGCCGAAGCACGTTCTCGATCGCGATGGCGCTGGTCTTGCTCCTCGGCTCCCGCTCCCCCGTGTCACTGGGGGTTGCAGTGTTCGTTCTGGTGGCGGCTCTCGTCATCGTCGTCCTGAGGCGGGTGCGGCCGGAACTCCGGCGCTCGCTGCAGCTCGGACTGCTGCTCGTGCTCGTGATAGGCACGATCAGCGCCTACTTCGTTCGCACCCGCATCCTCGCCATCATCGGCGCGCGATCAGAATTCACCTACCGGCTAGAGATCTGGAACCAGCTCTCCGCACTCATCGACTACAACCAACTGGAGGGATGGGGGTGGGTCGGCCTCTGGCCGTCGAACGTCTCGCCGTTCTTCGCACTCGACATCGTCAACAACCGCGGTCACACGTCGGGGCTCAACGCTTTCATCGACGTCTACTTCCAGCTCGGCCTCATCGGCCTCGTGATCTTCGTCGGCATGGTCGGCCTCGCGTTGGTGCGGGCCTGGATCCTGGCGACCTCGAGGAAGAGCGTCATCTACATGTGGCCGGCACTCATCATCGTCGTGCTGCTCGTGACCAGCCTGGCGGAGAGCACCCTCCTCGTGGAGTACGGCTGGATGTTCTTCGTCGTCTGCATGGTGAAGGCTGCCCACTCGCTCAGCTGGAGGCAGGGACTCGCGCTGGCCCCCGCGACCTCCGGCTAG
- a CDS encoding O-antigen ligase, translated as MNTVTSTGRSALAVLTFFTLLAADLWRNLIGWYGFAALAAAIAATLAVLITRDGGWSLLRPRRIPLAFAAFLALAVLSVAWSYYPGATLLGLLAQAGALVAALYFATSMTWPRILTALGRATRWILGLSLLFEFIVGAIVRHPIIPLWVDYGTGKLPSAFYWSQANLFTGEPIQGIVGNRNLLAFVAVIAIICIVLEFTSKSLGRGRSASWLVVAVATLALTRSATAMTVMLVIAVAAAVLVLMRRASPGHRRVVVGGSLLGIGGLAGLLFAFSAPLLALLGKSSDLTGRADIWNSVTALAQQRPVFGWGWVSYWVPWVEPFTHLAERKGVTYLQAHNAWLDVWFQLGIVGLVLFIAAVVGACWRSWWFAVDPQLDAKGRPVPFVPVTLFPALILVLLVAQSFVESRMLVEGGFALLALIALKTRIDVGSTELDLTVPDGGPVDAALPTRSHPAGMVR; from the coding sequence ATGAACACCGTGACAAGCACAGGACGCTCTGCGCTTGCCGTGCTCACGTTCTTCACGCTGCTTGCCGCAGATCTGTGGCGCAACCTCATCGGGTGGTACGGCTTCGCCGCCCTGGCCGCGGCTATCGCCGCGACCTTGGCCGTGCTGATCACGCGCGACGGCGGATGGAGCCTCCTTCGACCGCGGCGCATCCCGCTGGCGTTCGCCGCGTTCCTGGCGCTCGCGGTGCTCTCTGTCGCGTGGTCCTACTATCCTGGCGCGACCCTCCTCGGGCTCCTCGCCCAGGCTGGGGCCCTCGTCGCGGCCCTCTACTTCGCCACGTCCATGACCTGGCCGCGCATCCTCACCGCCCTGGGCCGCGCCACCCGCTGGATTCTCGGGCTGTCGCTGCTGTTCGAGTTCATCGTCGGCGCGATCGTGCGCCATCCCATCATCCCCCTGTGGGTCGATTATGGAACCGGGAAGCTGCCCAGCGCGTTCTACTGGAGCCAGGCGAACCTCTTCACGGGTGAGCCCATCCAGGGGATCGTCGGAAACCGCAACCTGCTCGCATTCGTCGCCGTCATCGCCATCATCTGTATCGTGCTCGAGTTCACCTCGAAGTCGCTGGGCCGAGGCCGATCTGCTTCGTGGCTCGTCGTCGCCGTGGCAACCCTCGCCCTCACCCGATCTGCCACGGCGATGACGGTGATGCTCGTGATTGCCGTCGCTGCCGCCGTGCTGGTACTGATGCGCCGGGCCTCCCCCGGCCACAGACGCGTCGTCGTGGGCGGCAGCCTTCTGGGCATCGGCGGCCTCGCCGGGCTCCTGTTCGCGTTCTCCGCCCCGCTGCTCGCGCTGCTCGGCAAGAGTTCCGACCTCACCGGCAGGGCCGACATCTGGAACTCCGTGACCGCTCTCGCACAGCAGCGACCCGTGTTCGGGTGGGGCTGGGTGAGCTACTGGGTGCCCTGGGTCGAACCCTTCACCCACCTCGCGGAGCGCAAGGGCGTGACATATCTGCAGGCGCACAATGCGTGGCTCGATGTGTGGTTCCAACTCGGAATCGTCGGCCTCGTTCTCTTCATCGCGGCGGTCGTCGGTGCCTGCTGGCGGTCGTGGTGGTTCGCCGTCGACCCACAACTCGATGCGAAAGGCCGACCTGTTCCGTTCGTGCCGGTGACTCTATTCCCGGCACTCATCCTGGTTCTGCTCGTCGCCCAGTCGTTCGTCGAGTCCCGGATGCTGGTGGAGGGCGGGTTCGCGCTCCTCGCGTTGATCGCGCTCAAGACCAGGATCGACGTGGGATCGACCGAGCTCGACCTCACCGTGCCAGACGGCGGGCCCGTCGATGCCGCGCTGCCGACCCGATCGCACCCCGCCGGCATGGTCCGGTGA
- a CDS encoding acyl-CoA dehydrogenase family protein, giving the protein MSLVPLASDFYGYESMLTETEKTALAAIRLYLETEVKPVVNGHWEKATFPHEIIKGLAELDVYRFGWKETAPFENSAVFRGFVALELARIDASVATHVGVQNGLAMGSISVCGSDEQRAEWLPKMAAGDVVGAFGLTEPTSGSDSAQGLRTTATRDGDDWVLNGSKRWIGHATFSDITVIWAKDTADNQVKGFIVPTSTPGYTATKIENKQSLRIVQNADITLEDVRVPESLRLGNANSFRDTAKVLRLTRAEVAWAAVGNSVGAYEAALAYTKERVQFGKPIASHQLIQDLLVKSIGNITASLGMVVRVSQMLDDGTQRDEHSALAKAYATARMRETVAWCREALGGNGIVLDYDVARHFADAEALYSYEGTREMNTLIVGRALTGFAAFV; this is encoded by the coding sequence ATGTCCTTGGTACCCCTCGCGAGCGATTTCTACGGCTACGAGTCCATGTTGACCGAGACGGAGAAGACGGCTCTCGCAGCCATTCGCCTCTACCTCGAGACCGAGGTCAAGCCGGTCGTCAACGGGCACTGGGAGAAGGCCACGTTCCCGCACGAGATCATCAAGGGACTCGCTGAGCTGGACGTCTACCGCTTCGGCTGGAAAGAGACGGCACCGTTCGAGAACTCGGCCGTCTTCCGAGGCTTCGTCGCCCTCGAGCTCGCTCGCATCGATGCCTCCGTGGCCACCCACGTCGGCGTGCAGAACGGCCTCGCGATGGGCTCGATCAGCGTCTGCGGCTCCGACGAGCAGCGCGCCGAGTGGCTGCCGAAGATGGCGGCGGGAGATGTCGTCGGAGCGTTCGGCCTCACGGAGCCGACATCCGGTTCGGATTCTGCGCAGGGCCTCAGGACGACCGCGACCCGCGACGGCGACGACTGGGTGCTGAATGGCTCGAAACGCTGGATCGGCCATGCCACCTTCAGCGACATCACCGTGATCTGGGCGAAGGACACCGCCGACAATCAGGTCAAGGGCTTCATCGTTCCAACCTCGACCCCGGGCTATACCGCCACGAAGATCGAAAACAAGCAGAGCCTGCGCATCGTGCAGAACGCCGACATCACGCTCGAAGACGTTCGTGTTCCCGAGTCGCTGCGCCTCGGCAACGCCAACTCCTTCCGTGACACGGCCAAGGTTCTTCGCCTCACCCGGGCCGAGGTCGCCTGGGCCGCAGTGGGCAACTCGGTGGGCGCCTACGAGGCCGCCCTCGCGTACACGAAGGAGCGCGTGCAGTTCGGCAAGCCCATCGCCAGCCACCAGCTCATCCAGGACCTGCTCGTCAAGTCGATCGGCAACATCACCGCCAGCCTCGGCATGGTCGTTCGTGTCTCGCAGATGCTCGACGACGGAACGCAGCGCGACGAACACTCCGCCCTCGCGAAGGCATATGCCACGGCCCGAATGCGCGAGACGGTCGCCTGGTGCCGCGAGGCGCTCGGCGGCAACGGCATCGTGCTCGACTACGACGTGGCCCGGCACTTCGCCGATGCCGAGGCACTTTACTCGTATGAGGGAACCCGCGAGATGAACACCCTCATCGTGGGACGTGCCCTCACCGGCTTCGCGGCCTTCGTGTAG
- the manA gene encoding mannose-6-phosphate isomerase, class I, with the protein MFVGLTNSPRDYAWGSATAIPELLGTPLTGAPQAELWLGAHPGSPARVVDPADDDRQTLPEWIAEDPEGTLGGHAQLPFLLKILAADGPLSLQAHPTLDRARQGFERENEAGVPLDATNRNYKDPLHKPEVIYALSERFEALCGFRPVQEIRSIVRLLEAWDAASAAPAPEVFAALSARAGGAQATAADADVLRSLVEWLLGGSPTVSALIERVSVLVTDHDIPDADEFAPSLLTARELAAAYPGDAGIVTSLLLNRVTLSAGEALYLPAGNIHAYLKGLGVELMAASDNVLRGGLTPKHIDVPELLSVLDFESLPVPYLRPTAPSVGVEEFRPDVPDFVLVRIQTRLNERAAYRADGPAIAICTDGSFEIHGERSDTTIERGQSVFITPDEGALTFTGVGTVFLAAPGDTAELLARD; encoded by the coding sequence GTGTTCGTTGGCCTCACGAATTCTCCCCGCGACTATGCCTGGGGCTCCGCCACGGCAATCCCCGAGCTGCTCGGCACGCCCCTCACCGGGGCGCCGCAGGCTGAGCTGTGGCTCGGAGCCCATCCCGGGTCGCCTGCCCGCGTCGTCGACCCGGCGGACGATGATCGACAGACTCTCCCCGAGTGGATCGCCGAGGACCCCGAGGGCACGCTGGGGGGACACGCCCAGCTGCCGTTCCTGCTCAAGATCCTGGCCGCCGATGGGCCGCTCTCTCTGCAGGCGCATCCCACACTCGATCGCGCGCGCCAGGGTTTCGAGCGGGAGAACGAGGCCGGGGTGCCCCTCGACGCGACGAATCGCAACTACAAGGACCCGCTGCACAAACCCGAGGTCATCTATGCCCTGAGCGAGCGCTTCGAGGCGCTCTGTGGGTTTCGGCCGGTGCAAGAGATCCGTTCGATCGTCCGCCTTCTCGAGGCATGGGATGCGGCCTCCGCTGCTCCAGCGCCCGAGGTGTTCGCGGCCCTGTCCGCGAGAGCGGGCGGGGCGCAGGCCACAGCCGCCGATGCCGACGTGCTGCGTTCCCTGGTCGAGTGGCTCCTGGGCGGATCGCCGACCGTGTCCGCGCTTATCGAGCGGGTCTCCGTGCTGGTCACCGACCACGACATACCGGATGCCGACGAGTTCGCCCCCTCGCTCCTCACGGCGAGGGAGCTCGCCGCGGCGTATCCCGGCGACGCGGGCATTGTGACGTCGCTGCTGCTGAACAGGGTGACCCTCTCGGCGGGCGAGGCGCTCTACCTGCCTGCCGGCAACATCCACGCCTACCTGAAGGGGCTCGGCGTCGAACTCATGGCCGCGTCCGACAACGTGCTCAGGGGCGGTCTCACGCCCAAGCACATCGACGTGCCCGAACTGCTGTCCGTGCTCGACTTCGAATCGCTCCCCGTTCCCTATCTCCGTCCGACGGCCCCCTCGGTCGGTGTCGAGGAGTTCCGGCCAGACGTTCCCGACTTCGTGCTGGTGCGCATCCAGACCCGACTGAACGAACGTGCCGCCTACCGCGCCGATGGGCCCGCGATCGCGATCTGCACCGACGGTTCATTCGAGATCCACGGAGAGCGCAGCGATACGACGATCGAGCGCGGCCAATCTGTCTTCATCACGCCAGACGAGGGTGCGTTGACGTTCACCGGGGTGGGCACGGTCTTTCTGGCGGCTCCGGGAGACACGGCGGAGCTGCTCGCTCGAGACTGA
- a CDS encoding GlxA family transcriptional regulator, giving the protein MLKKVVLIALPHVAPFEFGVICEVFGIDRSDMGGPSFDFTIATAEPGPVRTSIGYDMMITQDLSVAADADMIAVPAHIIEGEVHPEVLRVLHEANDRGAWILTVCSGAFTLAKSGLLDGKRAATHWMHAARLAREFPLIDVDADVLFVQDGNIITGAGTSAGIDAALHLVRLELGAAAANVIARRMVVPPQRAGGQAQFIATPLPAEPSDSFAGVTEWMLENLDRDLTVDELARKALMSSRTFARRFRADLGTTPAAWLNKQRLMRAQHLLEETTLSLEAVATETGFGSAAVMRHHFVKTLQTTPANYRRTFCFRELVG; this is encoded by the coding sequence ATGCTCAAGAAGGTCGTGCTGATCGCGCTCCCCCACGTGGCTCCGTTCGAGTTCGGGGTCATCTGCGAGGTCTTCGGCATCGACCGCTCCGACATGGGCGGCCCGTCGTTCGACTTCACCATCGCCACCGCCGAACCGGGGCCCGTGCGAACGAGCATCGGCTACGACATGATGATCACCCAAGACCTTTCCGTCGCAGCCGACGCCGACATGATCGCCGTTCCGGCGCACATCATCGAGGGCGAAGTGCACCCTGAGGTGCTGCGGGTGCTGCACGAGGCGAACGACCGCGGCGCGTGGATCCTCACCGTCTGCAGCGGCGCATTCACGCTGGCCAAGTCGGGGCTCCTCGACGGAAAGCGGGCAGCGACCCATTGGATGCATGCGGCACGCCTCGCGCGCGAGTTTCCGCTCATCGACGTTGACGCCGACGTGCTCTTCGTGCAAGACGGCAACATCATCACGGGCGCCGGAACGTCCGCCGGAATCGACGCGGCTCTGCACCTCGTGCGTCTGGAGCTCGGGGCGGCAGCGGCGAACGTGATCGCCCGCCGCATGGTGGTGCCGCCGCAGAGGGCTGGCGGCCAGGCCCAGTTCATCGCCACACCCCTGCCTGCAGAGCCGAGCGATTCCTTCGCCGGCGTCACCGAATGGATGCTCGAGAACCTCGATCGCGACCTGACAGTCGATGAATTGGCGCGTAAGGCCCTGATGTCCTCGCGTACGTTCGCTCGCCGTTTCAGGGCCGATCTCGGAACAACCCCCGCGGCGTGGCTGAACAAGCAGCGGCTCATGAGGGCCCAGCACCTGCTCGAGGAGACCACGCTCAGCCTCGAGGCCGTAGCGACCGAAACGGGCTTCGGATCGGCGGCGGTGATGCGCCACCACTTCGTGAAGACCCTGCAGACAACACCCGCGAACTACCGCCGCACGTTCTGCTTCAGGGAACTCGTCGGCTGA
- the galE gene encoding UDP-glucose 4-epimerase GalE: MAWLVTGGAGYIGSHVVRAFLEQGIDVVVVDDLSSGHRAFVDDAVPFIEGSILDEALLRTVFADHRISGVVHVAGYKYAGVSVTRPLHTYEQNVTGTQVLLAAMAEAGVGRIVFSSSAAVYGTPDVDIVTESTPKSPESPYGESKLIGEWLLRDQGVAVGLAHTSLRYFNVVGSGYPDLYDTSPHNLFPLVFEALLDGRTPRINGDDYATPDGTCVRDYIHVSDLALSHVAAARRLDAGQPVDEAYNLGSGAGASVGEIMTAMAKGTGIPFAPEVAPRRPGDPARIVASGESAARDLDWRMRHSLDDMVQSAWAARRGA, translated from the coding sequence ATGGCGTGGTTGGTAACAGGAGGCGCGGGCTACATCGGCTCGCACGTGGTTCGGGCGTTTCTCGAGCAGGGGATCGACGTCGTCGTCGTCGATGACCTGTCGAGCGGTCACCGTGCCTTCGTCGATGATGCCGTGCCGTTCATCGAGGGCAGCATCCTCGACGAGGCCTTGCTGCGCACAGTGTTCGCGGATCACCGAATCTCGGGCGTTGTGCACGTTGCGGGCTACAAATACGCGGGGGTGTCCGTCACCCGCCCGTTGCACACCTACGAGCAGAACGTCACCGGAACCCAGGTGTTGCTCGCGGCGATGGCCGAGGCGGGCGTCGGCCGCATCGTGTTCTCGTCGAGCGCTGCCGTCTACGGCACGCCCGACGTCGACATCGTGACCGAGTCCACCCCGAAGAGCCCGGAGTCTCCGTACGGGGAGTCGAAGCTCATCGGAGAATGGCTGTTGCGCGACCAGGGTGTGGCGGTCGGCCTCGCCCACACCTCGCTGCGCTACTTCAATGTGGTCGGCTCCGGCTATCCCGACCTCTACGACACGAGCCCGCACAACCTGTTCCCCCTCGTCTTCGAGGCGCTGCTCGACGGGCGCACTCCTCGCATCAACGGAGACGACTACGCGACTCCCGATGGCACCTGCGTGCGCGACTACATCCATGTCTCCGATCTGGCTCTCTCCCATGTCGCGGCCGCCCGAAGACTCGACGCCGGGCAGCCCGTCGATGAGGCGTACAACCTCGGCAGCGGCGCCGGTGCCTCCGTCGGAGAGATCATGACTGCCATGGCGAAGGGAACCGGCATCCCGTTCGCCCCAGAGGTCGCGCCGCGCCGGCCAGGCGACCCCGCGCGCATCGTCGCATCCGGCGAATCGGCGGCTCGCGATCTCGACTGGCGGATGCGCCACAGCCTCGACGACATGGTGCAGAGCGCGTGGGCGGCGCGCCGGGGCGCCTAG
- a CDS encoding WhiB family transcriptional regulator: MAMEYRSGVPEDWFVDPVKLGVPGVRQAAPVEEENPLAWQSDSLCAQTDPEAFFPEKGGSTRDAKRICTSCEVKAQCLEYALQNDERFGIWGGLSERERRKLRKQA, encoded by the coding sequence ATGGCTATGGAATACCGCTCAGGCGTCCCAGAAGATTGGTTCGTCGATCCGGTCAAGCTCGGCGTTCCTGGAGTGCGGCAGGCCGCGCCGGTCGAAGAAGAGAATCCGCTCGCGTGGCAGAGCGATTCCCTCTGCGCCCAGACCGACCCGGAGGCTTTCTTCCCGGAAAAGGGCGGATCGACCCGTGACGCCAAGCGCATCTGCACCTCGTGCGAGGTGAAAGCCCAATGCCTCGAGTACGCATTGCAGAATGACGAAAGATTTGGCATCTGGGGCGGGCTTTCCGAGCGCGAGCGTCGAAAGCTTCGCAAACAGGCCTGA